One Dictyoglomus turgidum DSM 6724 DNA window includes the following coding sequences:
- a CDS encoding DNA-directed RNA polymerase subunit beta, translated as MKGRNFKTEIFWSDDRPVFQNIPDLLKIQYDSFNWFLKQGLREVLDEINPIESIRQGLSLEFVTTEDGIKIEPPTKTPDECLEKGLTYESSIYVKTRLYFKDENRNIKDIKEQMVFLGNIPQMTDRATFIVNGTEKVIVNQITRSPGVFFQEEGNRIIATLIPTRGGWIEFELDGGGIIYIHPNGIKKFPVSLILRALGYDLDYFKEILGPEELSYLEITYAKDNVSDRTQAIFEACGRLRPGDVPSREEDALRVIRQMFFDVRRYNLGKVGRYKLNQRLGLSISLDNYALTEDDLIEIIKRLTMIKTGKDETDDIDHLGNRRIRSVGELLQMQFRAGLARVEKLIREKMALTDPEQASPIALVSTRPLMAAVKEFFNRNPLSQFMDQTNPLSELAHKRRISALGPGGLTRERATFEVRDIHPSHYGRVCPIETPEGPNAGLINYLSTLAIVDEYGFLRTPYYRVKDGKITDEIVYLSATEEDKYTIASFDVHINENREIIDELVHARRKGKFILCSPKEIDFVGVSPYQTVSISTALIPFLEHDDANRALMGANMQRQAVPLINTEPPLVGTGIEETVARNTGVMVISDVDGVVKKVSSSEIVIETDNKEEKRYQLIKYRRTNQGTCWNQKPIVEVGQRVKKGDVLADGPATSNGKLALGRNVLVAFMPWGGYNYEDAIIISERLVKEDIFTSIHIEEYEIKARDTKLGPEEITRDIPNISEDAIRYLDKDGIIMIGAEVGPNDILVGKVTPKGETELTPEERLLRAIFGEKSRETKDTSLRMPHGEWGKVIDVKVLTRENDDELPPGVNKIVKVRVAQIRKISVGDKLAGRHGNKGVIATILPEEDMPFLEDGTPVDIILNPLGVPSRMNVGQILETHLGWAAKELGIYAIVPPFDEVLGENRSANLVKEMLRKAGLPEDGRVVLYDGRTGEPFNQKVTVGYMYILKLIHLADDKIHARSVGPYSLVTQQPLGGRAQFGGQRFGEMEVWALEAYGAAHTLEEMLTYKSDDVAGRTEAYSAIVSGNLIKEPGIPESFKVLVRELQGLGIKVSAYIGNRLVNLSKIEDES; from the coding sequence ATGAAGGGTAGAAATTTCAAAACAGAGATTTTCTGGAGTGATGATAGGCCTGTTTTTCAAAATATTCCTGATTTATTAAAAATTCAATATGATTCCTTTAACTGGTTTTTGAAACAAGGTCTTAGAGAGGTTCTTGATGAAATAAACCCTATAGAGTCTATACGTCAAGGTCTTTCTTTGGAATTTGTTACCACTGAAGATGGTATAAAAATCGAGCCTCCTACAAAAACTCCTGACGAGTGTTTAGAAAAAGGACTAACGTATGAGTCATCTATTTATGTAAAGACAAGATTGTATTTTAAAGATGAGAATAGGAATATTAAGGACATCAAAGAACAAATGGTTTTTCTTGGAAATATTCCTCAAATGACTGATAGGGCGACCTTTATTGTAAATGGCACAGAGAAAGTTATAGTGAATCAGATCACCAGATCTCCAGGGGTATTTTTTCAAGAAGAGGGGAATCGTATTATTGCCACTCTAATACCTACAAGGGGTGGATGGATAGAGTTTGAATTAGATGGCGGAGGCATTATTTATATTCATCCTAATGGAATTAAAAAGTTTCCTGTGTCTCTTATTCTTAGAGCATTAGGATATGACCTGGATTATTTCAAAGAAATTTTAGGCCCAGAGGAATTAAGTTATTTAGAAATTACCTATGCAAAGGATAATGTAAGCGATAGAACACAAGCAATTTTCGAGGCTTGTGGAAGATTGAGACCTGGGGATGTTCCAAGTAGAGAAGAGGATGCCTTAAGGGTAATAAGGCAGATGTTTTTTGATGTTAGAAGATACAATTTAGGTAAAGTGGGAAGATATAAATTAAATCAAAGATTAGGTTTGAGCATTTCTCTGGATAATTATGCTCTTACAGAGGATGATCTCATTGAAATAATAAAGAGATTAACCATGATTAAAACAGGAAAAGATGAGACTGATGATATAGACCATCTTGGCAATAGAAGAATAAGGTCTGTAGGAGAACTTTTGCAGATGCAATTTAGAGCTGGGCTTGCAAGGGTAGAAAAGTTGATAAGAGAGAAGATGGCTTTAACCGATCCTGAACAAGCAAGTCCTATTGCTCTTGTAAGTACTAGACCTTTGATGGCAGCAGTCAAAGAATTTTTTAACAGAAATCCTCTTTCTCAATTTATGGATCAAACTAATCCTCTTTCAGAGCTTGCTCATAAGAGAAGAATAAGTGCATTAGGTCCTGGAGGGTTGACTCGAGAAAGAGCCACTTTTGAGGTAAGAGATATTCATCCCTCTCATTATGGAAGGGTCTGTCCAATAGAGACTCCAGAGGGACCTAATGCAGGATTGATAAACTATTTGTCCACTTTAGCCATAGTAGACGAGTATGGATTTTTAAGGACTCCATATTATAGAGTAAAAGATGGGAAAATAACCGATGAGATTGTTTATTTATCAGCCACAGAGGAGGACAAATATACTATAGCTTCTTTCGATGTTCACATTAATGAAAACAGAGAAATAATTGATGAATTGGTTCATGCTAGAAGAAAAGGAAAGTTTATACTTTGTTCTCCTAAGGAAATAGATTTTGTAGGAGTATCACCATACCAGACAGTAAGTATATCTACAGCCTTAATTCCTTTCCTTGAGCATGATGATGCAAACAGAGCATTAATGGGAGCAAACATGCAGCGTCAAGCAGTACCCTTAATAAACACAGAACCTCCTCTTGTGGGAACAGGAATAGAAGAAACTGTGGCAAGAAATACAGGAGTTATGGTTATATCTGATGTGGATGGAGTAGTTAAAAAGGTATCATCTTCGGAGATTGTGATTGAAACTGATAATAAAGAGGAGAAGAGATATCAACTTATAAAATATAGAAGGACTAATCAAGGTACTTGTTGGAACCAGAAACCCATAGTTGAAGTAGGACAGAGAGTCAAAAAGGGAGATGTTTTGGCTGATGGTCCTGCTACTTCCAATGGTAAGCTTGCCTTGGGAAGGAACGTACTTGTCGCTTTTATGCCTTGGGGTGGATATAACTATGAGGATGCAATAATAATAAGTGAAAGATTGGTTAAAGAAGACATATTTACCTCTATTCATATTGAAGAATATGAGATAAAGGCAAGAGATACAAAACTTGGTCCTGAAGAGATAACCAGAGATATTCCTAATATAAGTGAAGATGCTATAAGGTATTTGGATAAAGATGGAATAATAATGATAGGAGCAGAGGTTGGTCCTAACGACATTTTAGTAGGTAAGGTTACTCCAAAAGGTGAAACCGAACTTACTCCTGAGGAAAGGCTTTTGAGGGCAATTTTTGGAGAGAAATCTCGAGAGACTAAAGATACATCTCTAAGAATGCCTCATGGTGAATGGGGTAAGGTTATAGATGTAAAAGTGTTAACCAGAGAGAATGATGATGAGCTCCCACCAGGAGTGAATAAGATTGTAAAAGTTAGGGTTGCTCAAATAAGAAAAATCTCTGTAGGAGACAAGTTGGCAGGAAGACATGGAAATAAAGGTGTAATTGCTACTATCTTGCCTGAAGAAGATATGCCATTTCTTGAGGATGGGACTCCTGTAGATATTATATTGAATCCCTTAGGTGTTCCCTCTCGTATGAATGTGGGACAGATTTTGGAAACCCATTTGGGGTGGGCAGCTAAGGAATTGGGTATATATGCTATAGTACCTCCTTTTGATGAAGTATTAGGAGAAAATAGATCTGCTAATTTGGTAAAGGAGATGTTGAGAAAAGCTGGACTTCCTGAGGATGGTAGAGTGGTTTTATACGATGGAAGAACAGGAGAACCTTTTAATCAAAAGGTTACTGTTGGTTATATGTATATTTTGAAACTGATCCATCTTGCCGATGATAAAATCCATGCAAGATCTGTAGGTCCTTATTCATTGGTTACTCAACAGCCTCTTGGTGGAAGAGCTCAGTTTGGCGGTCAGAGATTTGGAGAAATGGAAGTATGGGCTTTAGAAGCTTATGGTGCAGCTCATACTCTTGAGGAAATGTTGACATATAAATCCGATGATGTGGCTGGAAGAACTGAGGCTTATTCTGCTATCGTTTCTGGTAATTTGATAAAAGAACCTGGTATTCCTGAGTCTTTTAAGGTTCTTGTCAGGGAATTACAAGGTTTAGGCATAAAAGTATCTGCTTATATTGGAAATAGATTAGTTAATCTCTCTAAGATTGAAGATGAATCTTAA
- the rpoC gene encoding DNA-directed RNA polymerase subunit beta' — protein sequence MKIKDFDKLVFGLASPEDILSWSYGEVKKPETINYRTFKPERDGLFCEKIFGPVKDYECHCGKYKGQRYEGITCDRCGVTVTKSSVRRERMGHIKLAVPVVHIWYFKNVPNYIGLLLNISSKQLEEVIYYHSYIVLDPGDTPLQKMQVLTEDEYEKALNEFGNSFKVGMGAEAIKKLLRDLDLEELSYDLKKQINEIQGQKKAKLIKRLEIVESFRLSGNKPEWMVLEVLPVIPPDLRPMVQLEGGKFATSDLNDLYRRVINRNNRLAKLLEINAPEIIVRNEKRMLQEAVDALIDNGRRGKPVTNASGRPLRSLSDILEGKQGRFRQNLLGKRVDFSGRAVIVVGPELKLHQCGLPKKMALELFKPFVINKLIEHGYATNVKNARKKVEREASEVWDVLDEIIKEKLVLLNRAPTLHRVSIQAFEPKLIDGNAIQLHPLVCPPYNADFDGDQMAVHVPLSLEAQAEARILMLSSNNLISPAHGKPLTLPTQDVVLGLYYLTIMVPGREIEDKRFATPEEVLLALEEKKVDLHSKIYVHKRGIEETYNISLPESPMFIETTPGRLILNEIVPEKLRYYNVTMNRREIRKIVEKCFEIYGWSKTAEFLDELKRLGFEYATKAGVSFSIVDIEIPKEAKEKVIKKAEEESMLLQKAVESGLYSEEERYQRAIEIWTKATEEVKDIMLANFGILNSVYMMAFSGARGNVDQVRQLAAMRGLMADPSGQIMDIPIKSSFYEGLTVSEHFISSYGARKGVVDTALRTSDSGYLTRRLVDVAQSLVIREEDCGTEDGIYVEPLEDEGKIVLSLKDRIIGRFAAEDVYNDKGELIIAKNEYIDVEKAKLVERFGIKRVKIRSPMTCKSEKGICQKCYGEDLATHRLVNIGEAVGVIAAQSIGEPGTQLTMRTFHTGGVALTSLNYQNIQFRVTGRVDFLNLKLKERFEVLGKKEKMVVGRNGRAVVKGEGEEEIVLPPGTIVSIDSGTDVTKGMSLGYIDPNLRYIASPFTGKVIRVEKVGESYNKKFTFLNVKYDRDLNNYELSYNEEAHPIFCSVVLLDETGNEKRIELPEGVAFLFKIGDFINEGDIIAEYSRETMKIQACEEGKVVDILERNGEIIDRIVATGEAVIIIRNSEGREVEYRIPRGLKLHVNAEDNVEFGTILAYFPAYQQKTAKTEDIVQGLPRVEELFEARKPKGKSIIAGVSGIVKITRTKSGEKIVIEGENGKDEHILPPNAQLLVKEGDYVTVGQELTKGYRNPAEILANEGLAAVQRYIVDEVQKVYLKQGAEINDKHIEVIVRQMTNRVRIEDPGDSNFLFGQLVNKVTFEKVKQQLEEEGKRPPIAREVVLGITKAALTTESVISAASFQETTRVLAEAAVKGKEDYLEGLKENVIIGRLIPAGTGLFRKIIPQKVSAKKVEVLEDGGEIEINS from the coding sequence TTGAAGATAAAAGATTTTGATAAATTAGTTTTTGGTTTAGCATCACCAGAAGATATTTTAAGTTGGTCTTACGGTGAAGTTAAGAAACCGGAGACTATTAATTATAGAACCTTCAAACCTGAAAGAGATGGACTTTTTTGTGAGAAGATCTTTGGACCTGTGAAGGATTATGAGTGTCATTGCGGTAAGTATAAAGGGCAAAGATATGAAGGTATAACTTGTGATAGATGTGGTGTCACAGTAACTAAGAGCTCAGTGAGAAGAGAGAGAATGGGACATATAAAACTTGCTGTACCTGTAGTACATATTTGGTATTTTAAAAATGTTCCTAACTATATAGGGCTACTTCTTAATATAAGCAGTAAACAACTTGAGGAAGTAATTTATTATCATTCATATATTGTGTTAGATCCAGGGGATACTCCTTTACAGAAAATGCAGGTTTTAACAGAAGACGAATATGAAAAAGCTCTTAATGAGTTTGGTAATAGTTTTAAAGTAGGAATGGGTGCAGAAGCTATTAAAAAGCTTTTGAGAGATTTAGATTTAGAAGAATTGTCTTACGACTTAAAAAAACAAATCAACGAAATACAAGGTCAGAAAAAGGCGAAACTTATCAAAAGATTAGAGATTGTAGAAAGTTTTAGGCTTTCTGGTAATAAACCTGAGTGGATGGTACTTGAGGTACTTCCTGTTATTCCTCCTGATTTGAGGCCTATGGTACAACTTGAAGGTGGCAAATTTGCCACTTCTGATCTTAATGATCTTTATAGGAGAGTTATTAACAGAAATAACCGTCTTGCAAAGCTTTTAGAAATAAATGCCCCAGAGATTATTGTTAGAAATGAAAAGAGAATGTTGCAAGAAGCAGTAGATGCTCTTATTGATAATGGAAGAAGGGGTAAGCCTGTGACTAACGCTAGTGGAAGACCCTTGAGGTCTTTATCAGATATCTTAGAGGGTAAACAAGGAAGATTCAGACAGAATCTTTTAGGAAAAAGAGTTGACTTTTCTGGAAGAGCGGTTATTGTGGTTGGACCTGAATTAAAATTACATCAATGTGGACTTCCTAAAAAGATGGCTTTAGAATTATTTAAACCTTTTGTAATAAACAAGTTAATAGAACATGGATATGCTACTAACGTAAAGAATGCAAGAAAAAAAGTTGAAAGAGAAGCCTCTGAGGTATGGGATGTTTTAGATGAAATTATTAAGGAAAAATTAGTACTTTTAAATCGTGCTCCTACTTTGCACAGAGTTAGTATACAGGCATTTGAGCCTAAGTTAATTGATGGTAATGCAATTCAATTACATCCCTTAGTATGTCCACCGTATAATGCTGACTTCGATGGGGACCAGATGGCGGTTCATGTGCCACTATCCCTTGAGGCCCAAGCAGAAGCAAGAATTTTGATGTTGTCATCCAATAACCTTATATCTCCAGCTCATGGAAAACCTCTTACCTTACCAACTCAGGATGTGGTTCTTGGACTTTATTATTTAACTATAATGGTACCCGGAAGAGAGATTGAGGATAAAAGATTTGCGACCCCGGAAGAGGTTTTGTTGGCTTTAGAGGAGAAAAAAGTTGATCTACATTCAAAGATATATGTCCACAAGAGAGGAATAGAAGAAACATATAATATATCTTTACCTGAGAGCCCTATGTTTATAGAGACTACACCAGGAAGGTTAATTTTGAATGAGATTGTTCCTGAGAAGTTAAGATATTACAACGTCACTATGAATAGAAGAGAAATTAGAAAAATTGTCGAAAAATGTTTTGAGATTTATGGTTGGAGCAAGACAGCAGAATTCTTAGACGAACTTAAAAGACTTGGGTTTGAATATGCTACAAAAGCAGGTGTAAGTTTTTCCATAGTAGATATTGAAATACCTAAGGAGGCAAAAGAGAAGGTTATAAAGAAAGCGGAAGAGGAGTCTATGCTTCTTCAAAAAGCTGTAGAGAGTGGTTTGTATTCTGAGGAAGAAAGATATCAAAGAGCTATTGAGATATGGACAAAGGCAACTGAAGAAGTAAAGGATATAATGCTTGCTAATTTTGGTATTTTAAATTCTGTGTATATGATGGCGTTTTCTGGTGCTAGAGGTAATGTGGACCAGGTAAGACAGCTTGCAGCAATGAGAGGTTTGATGGCTGATCCGTCAGGACAAATTATGGACATACCTATTAAGTCAAGCTTCTACGAAGGTTTAACTGTATCAGAACATTTTATTTCTTCTTATGGAGCAAGGAAGGGAGTAGTGGACACAGCATTGAGAACTTCTGATTCAGGATACTTAACCAGAAGACTTGTAGATGTAGCTCAAAGTCTGGTTATTAGAGAGGAAGATTGTGGTACTGAGGATGGGATATATGTAGAGCCTCTGGAGGATGAAGGGAAAATAGTATTAAGCTTGAAGGATAGAATCATAGGAAGATTTGCTGCTGAAGATGTTTATAATGATAAAGGAGAATTAATTATTGCTAAGAATGAGTATATAGATGTGGAAAAAGCAAAATTAGTGGAGAGGTTTGGTATAAAGAGGGTAAAGATCAGATCTCCTATGACTTGTAAGAGTGAGAAAGGGATATGTCAAAAATGTTATGGGGAGGATTTAGCAACTCATAGGCTTGTTAACATAGGAGAAGCGGTAGGAGTAATAGCTGCCCAATCTATTGGAGAGCCTGGAACTCAGCTTACTATGAGAACCTTCCACACAGGTGGTGTTGCTTTAACTTCTTTGAATTATCAGAATATTCAATTTAGAGTGACAGGAAGGGTTGATTTTTTGAATTTAAAGTTAAAAGAAAGATTTGAAGTCTTGGGTAAAAAAGAAAAAATGGTAGTTGGACGTAATGGAAGAGCAGTTGTTAAAGGAGAAGGCGAAGAAGAAATTGTACTTCCACCAGGAACCATTGTGTCTATAGATTCTGGAACCGATGTTACTAAGGGAATGAGTTTAGGATATATAGATCCTAATTTAAGATATATAGCTTCACCATTTACTGGAAAGGTTATAAGAGTTGAAAAGGTAGGAGAAAGTTACAATAAAAAATTTACTTTTCTCAATGTGAAATACGATAGAGATCTTAATAATTATGAGTTGTCTTATAACGAAGAAGCACATCCGATTTTCTGTTCTGTAGTGTTGTTGGATGAAACTGGTAATGAGAAAAGAATAGAATTACCGGAAGGTGTGGCATTTCTCTTTAAAATTGGAGACTTTATTAATGAAGGAGATATAATTGCCGAATATAGTAGAGAGACCATGAAGATTCAGGCTTGCGAAGAAGGAAAAGTGGTAGATATTCTTGAGAGAAATGGAGAAATAATAGATCGAATTGTGGCAACAGGTGAAGCTGTAATTATCATAAGAAATAGCGAAGGAAGAGAAGTTGAATATAGAATTCCTCGTGGACTTAAATTACATGTAAATGCAGAAGATAATGTAGAATTTGGCACTATTCTTGCTTACTTCCCTGCATACCAACAGAAAACTGCAAAAACAGAAGATATCGTTCAAGGTCTTCCTCGTGTAGAGGAGTTGTTTGAGGCAAGGAAACCAAAAGGAAAATCTATTATAGCTGGTGTTAGTGGTATTGTGAAAATAACAAGGACTAAATCAGGAGAAAAGATAGTGATTGAAGGAGAAAATGGAAAAGATGAGCATATCTTGCCACCTAATGCTCAACTTTTGGTTAAAGAAGGCGATTATGTAACAGTGGGACAAGAGTTGACTAAAGGATATAGAAATCCTGCGGAAATTCTTGCTAATGAAGGTCTTGCTGCTGTACAGAGATATATTGTGGATGAAGTGCAAAAGGTTTATCTCAAACAAGGAGCAGAGATTAACGATAAGCACATAGAAGTAATAGTTAGACAGATGACTAATAGAGTAAGGATTGAAGATCCAGGAGATAGCAACTTCTTGTTTGGTCAACTTGTTAACAAAGTGACCTTTGAAAAGGTGAAACAGCAATTAGAAGAAGAAGGAAAAAGACCTCCTATAGCAAGAGAGGTTGTACTTGGTATTACAAAAGCAGCCTTAACCACAGAAAGTGTAATATCTGCAGCTTCTTTCCAAGAGACTACGAGGGTTTTAGCTGAAGCAGCAGTTAAAGGAAAAGAAGACTACCTGGAGGGATTAAAAGAAAATGTGATAATAGGCAGATTAATTCCTGCAGGCACAGGGCTCTTTAGGAAAATTATTCCTCAAAAAGTCTCCGCTAAGAAAGTAGAGGTTTTGGAAGATGGTGGAGAAATTGAAATTAACTCTTGA
- the rpsL gene encoding 30S ribosomal protein S12: protein MPTINQLIRKGREPKERKSKSPALMGNPQKRGVCIRVTTMTPKKPNSALRKVARVRLTNGIEVWAYIPGIGHNLQEHSVVLVRGGRVKDLPGVRYHIIRGALDAAGVEGRRQGRSKYGAKRPKEGGKK, encoded by the coding sequence TTGCCTACTATAAATCAGCTTATAAGAAAAGGGAGAGAACCAAAAGAAAGGAAAAGTAAATCTCCTGCTCTTATGGGGAATCCTCAAAAGAGGGGAGTATGTATCCGTGTAACTACAATGACTCCTAAAAAGCCTAACTCTGCTTTAAGGAAGGTTGCTAGGGTTAGGTTAACAAATGGGATTGAAGTATGGGCTTATATACCTGGAATAGGTCATAACTTACAAGAACACTCTGTAGTTCTTGTGAGAGGAGGCCGTGTTAAGGATCTACCAGGTGTGAGGTATCATATTATTCGTGGTGCTTTGGATGCTGCAGGTGTTGAGGGCAGAAGACAGGGAAGATCCAAATATGGAGCAAAACGTCCAAAAGAGGGAGGTAAGAAATAA
- the rpsG gene encoding 30S ribosomal protein S7, translating into MPRRGPVTPREIPPDPVYNSVLVQKLINKVMLDGKKSIAEKIVYGAMDIIREKTKQDPLTVLEKAVQNVTPLLEVRPRRVGGATYQVPIEVPPRRGLSLALRWIVRAARERKGMPMKERLALEILDAFNNTGGAIKKRDEMHRMAEANKAFAHYRW; encoded by the coding sequence ATGCCACGTAGAGGACCAGTTACTCCAAGAGAAATACCTCCTGATCCTGTATATAATAGCGTTCTTGTGCAAAAGCTTATTAATAAAGTTATGCTAGATGGTAAAAAAAGCATAGCTGAAAAAATAGTTTATGGTGCGATGGATATAATAAGGGAAAAAACAAAACAAGATCCATTAACTGTCCTTGAAAAAGCAGTGCAAAATGTAACACCTCTTTTAGAGGTAAGGCCAAGAAGAGTTGGAGGAGCAACCTATCAAGTGCCAATAGAAGTTCCTCCAAGAAGAGGACTCTCTCTTGCTTTAAGATGGATTGTTAGAGCTGCAAGAGAGAGAAAAGGTATGCCTATGAAGGAAAGGCTTGCTTTAGAGATTTTAGATGCCTTTAACAATACTGGTGGAGCAATTAAGAAGAGAGATGAAATGCATAGAATGGCAGAAGCTAATAAGGCATTTGCTCATTATCGTTGGTAA
- the fusA gene encoding elongation factor G, whose amino-acid sequence MPRCPLDKLRNIGIAAHIDAGKTTLTERILFYTGKTHKLGEVHEGTATMDWMEQERERGITITAATTTCQWKDHIINIIDTPGHVDFTVEVERSLRVLDGLIAVFCGVAGVQPQSETVWRQATKYNVPRIIFVNKMDRVGANFFRVVEMIKDRLGVNAIPIQIPIGSEDQFRGVIDLFEMKAIVYHDDLGIKWEVTEIPDELKDQAKEYRHKLIETIVELDDELLMKYLEGEEIPIPDLKRVLRRATIEGKLYPALCGSAFKNKGIQPLLDAVIDYLPSPLDLPPVKGINPISGEEEIRLVSEDESFTALAFKVMTDPYVGKLTYFRVYSGKLEKGSYVYNSTKGKKERIGRLLQMHANHREDIDAVYVGDIAAAVGLKFTTTGDTLCDENRPIILEGMTFPEPVISVAIEPKSTEEQDKLSIALQRLAEEDPTFRITYDEETGQTLIHGMGELHLEIIVDRLKREFKVNANVGKPQVSYRETIRKPVKVEGKYIRQTGGRGQYGHVWLELEPLPRGSGLEFVNKIVGGVIPQQFIPAVEAGVREAADRGVLAGYPVTDVRITLFDGSYHEVDSSDMAFKIAASQAFKDGVLKGDPVLLEPIMKLEIIVPEEYMGDVIGDLNSRRGRVEKIDFVNNTRVIKALVPLAEIFGYATTLRSLTQGRGIFSMEFSHYEEMPLNIQEKILSSNLKK is encoded by the coding sequence GTGCCGAGATGTCCATTAGATAAATTAAGAAATATAGGAATAGCTGCTCATATAGATGCAGGTAAGACTACTCTTACCGAAAGGATACTTTTTTATACTGGTAAAACTCATAAATTAGGTGAAGTCCACGAAGGAACAGCAACCATGGACTGGATGGAACAAGAGAGAGAACGTGGTATTACTATAACAGCTGCAACAACTACCTGTCAGTGGAAGGATCACATTATTAATATAATTGATACTCCGGGGCACGTGGATTTTACTGTTGAGGTAGAAAGATCCTTAAGAGTATTAGATGGTTTAATAGCGGTGTTTTGTGGGGTTGCTGGAGTTCAGCCTCAATCGGAGACAGTATGGAGACAAGCTACAAAATATAATGTTCCAAGAATAATTTTTGTTAATAAGATGGATAGAGTTGGTGCAAACTTTTTCAGGGTAGTGGAGATGATAAAAGATCGATTAGGGGTCAACGCAATACCTATTCAAATACCAATTGGTAGTGAAGATCAATTTAGAGGTGTCATAGATCTTTTTGAGATGAAGGCAATTGTATATCATGATGATCTTGGGATTAAATGGGAAGTTACAGAAATTCCCGATGAGTTAAAGGATCAAGCTAAGGAATATAGGCATAAACTAATAGAGACTATTGTGGAGCTCGATGATGAGCTCTTAATGAAGTATTTAGAGGGTGAAGAGATTCCTATTCCTGATTTGAAGAGGGTTTTGAGGAGGGCTACTATTGAAGGCAAGTTATATCCAGCACTATGTGGCTCGGCTTTTAAGAATAAAGGTATACAGCCTTTACTTGATGCTGTTATAGACTATCTTCCCTCGCCGTTAGATTTACCTCCCGTTAAAGGAATAAATCCTATTAGTGGTGAGGAAGAAATAAGATTAGTAAGTGAGGATGAATCATTTACTGCTTTGGCCTTTAAAGTCATGACTGATCCCTATGTGGGTAAACTCACTTATTTTAGGGTTTATTCAGGAAAATTAGAAAAAGGTAGCTATGTGTATAACTCAACTAAAGGAAAAAAGGAAAGAATTGGTAGATTGCTTCAGATGCATGCCAATCATAGAGAAGATATAGATGCAGTATATGTGGGAGACATTGCTGCTGCGGTTGGTCTAAAGTTTACTACTACAGGAGACACTCTTTGTGATGAAAATAGACCTATAATTCTTGAAGGTATGACATTCCCAGAACCTGTGATTTCTGTTGCTATTGAACCAAAAAGTACTGAGGAGCAGGATAAATTAAGTATTGCTCTTCAGAGACTTGCTGAGGAGGATCCAACATTCCGAATAACTTATGATGAAGAAACAGGACAAACTTTAATCCATGGAATGGGAGAGCTTCATTTAGAAATTATAGTGGATAGATTAAAGAGAGAATTTAAAGTAAATGCTAATGTAGGTAAGCCACAAGTCTCATACAGAGAGACTATTAGAAAACCTGTAAAAGTGGAAGGAAAGTATATTAGGCAAACAGGTGGAAGGGGTCAGTATGGTCATGTATGGCTTGAATTAGAGCCTCTTCCAAGAGGTAGCGGTCTTGAATTTGTGAATAAAATTGTGGGAGGAGTCATTCCTCAACAATTTATTCCAGCTGTGGAAGCTGGTGTTAGAGAGGCTGCAGATCGTGGGGTGCTTGCTGGTTATCCTGTAACAGATGTAAGAATTACTCTCTTTGATGGATCATATCACGAAGTAGACTCTTCGGATATGGCTTTTAAGATTGCGGCATCTCAGGCTTTTAAAGATGGAGTATTAAAAGGTGATCCTGTTTTATTGGAGCCTATAATGAAGCTTGAAATAATTGTCCCTGAAGAATATATGGGAGATGTTATAGGAGACCTTAACAGTAGAAGGGGCAGAGTAGAAAAGATTGATTTTGTAAATAATACAAGAGTAATAAAAGCTTTAGTTCCTCTTGCAGAAATTTTTGGATATGCTACTACTTTGAGATCTTTAACTCAAGGTAGAGGTATATTCTCAATGGAGTTCTCTCATTATGAAGAAATGCCTCTTAATATTCAGGAAAAAATTCTATCTTCAAATCTAAAAAAATAA